In Halorussus limi, a genomic segment contains:
- a CDS encoding SDR family NAD(P)-dependent oxidoreductase, giving the protein MRILVTGGAGFIGGHLAEEFARDGHDVVALDSFEPFYDTGIKEHNVEAAREAAAESDGSYELIRGDVRDEAVVDEQVGDADVVFHQAAQAGVRTSVEEPQKVNDINVAGTLNVLEAARDSDTERVVVASSSSVYGKPEYLPYDEDHPNTPVSPYGASKVAQEQYTRVYNEVYGLPTVSLRYFTVYGPRMRPNMAISNFVSRCTNGEPPVIYGDGTQTRDFTFVGDVVEANRTLLDTDAADGEAMNVGSTDNIEIRTLAEEIRDQLAPELELEYGERNDADAEHTHADISKAKELIGYEPTTTIREGVEEFTEWYRANRDWYEPLVRNS; this is encoded by the coding sequence ATGCGAATACTCGTTACCGGTGGTGCGGGGTTCATCGGCGGCCATCTCGCCGAGGAGTTCGCCCGCGACGGCCACGACGTGGTCGCACTCGACAGCTTCGAACCGTTCTACGATACGGGCATCAAGGAACACAACGTCGAGGCGGCCCGCGAGGCGGCCGCGGAGAGCGACGGGTCGTACGAACTGATTCGGGGGGACGTACGCGACGAGGCGGTCGTAGACGAGCAGGTCGGCGACGCCGACGTGGTCTTCCATCAGGCCGCGCAGGCCGGAGTCCGAACCAGCGTCGAGGAACCCCAGAAGGTCAATGACATCAACGTCGCGGGCACCCTCAACGTGCTGGAGGCCGCCCGTGACTCGGACACTGAGCGCGTCGTCGTCGCTTCATCGTCGTCAGTGTACGGCAAGCCGGAGTACCTGCCCTACGACGAGGACCACCCGAACACGCCCGTCAGTCCCTACGGCGCGTCGAAGGTGGCTCAGGAGCAGTACACCCGCGTCTACAACGAGGTGTACGGCCTGCCGACCGTCTCGCTCCGGTACTTCACCGTGTATGGCCCGCGAATGCGGCCGAACATGGCCATCTCGAACTTCGTCTCGCGGTGCACGAACGGCGAACCGCCGGTCATCTACGGCGACGGCACCCAGACGCGGGACTTCACCTTCGTCGGCGACGTGGTCGAAGCGAACCGAACGCTGCTGGACACCGACGCCGCCGACGGCGAGGCGATGAACGTCGGCAGCACGGACAACATCGAGATTCGGACGCTCGCCGAGGAGATTCGCGACCAACTCGCGCCGGAGTTGGAACTAGAGTATGGCGAACGCAACGACGCCGACGCCGAACACACCCACGCCGATATCTCAAAGGCGAAGGAACTGATCGGGTACGAACCGACGACGACCATCCGAGAGGGCGTCGAGGAGTTCACCGAGTGGTACCGAGCAAATCGGGACTGGTACGAACCGCTGGTCCGGAACTCCTGA
- a CDS encoding tubulin/FtsZ family protein, whose translation MKLAMIGFGQAGGKIVDKFVEYDRETGSDVVRSAIAVNTAKADLAGLENVPERNRVLIGQARVKGHGVGADNELGAEIAEADIDEIQGALDDVPVHEIDAFLVVAGMGGGTGSGGAPVLASHLKRIYTEPVYGLGILPAEDEGGIYTLNAARSFKTFVDEVDNLLVFDNDAWRETGESVRGGYDRINEEIVRRFGILFSAGEVREGQAVAESVVDSSEIINTLSCGGVSTVGYATEQVETAGGGLLGRFSDGELDATETTNRITSLVRKAALGRLTLPCEVRSTDRSLVVVSGPQDHLNRKGIERGRKWLENETASMEVRGGDFPVGDTDHVAAVTLLSGVTDVPRVKALQEVAVETQDNIDDIEEEREENLESLVRDDADELEALF comes from the coding sequence ATGAAGCTCGCAATGATCGGCTTCGGGCAGGCAGGAGGTAAAATCGTGGACAAGTTCGTGGAGTACGACCGGGAGACGGGAAGCGACGTCGTCCGGTCGGCCATCGCGGTCAACACCGCGAAGGCGGACCTCGCGGGACTCGAAAACGTCCCCGAGCGAAACCGCGTCCTCATCGGACAGGCCCGCGTCAAGGGTCACGGCGTCGGCGCCGACAACGAGTTGGGCGCCGAAATCGCCGAGGCGGACATCGACGAGATTCAGGGCGCGCTCGACGACGTGCCGGTACACGAGATCGACGCGTTCCTCGTCGTCGCGGGGATGGGCGGCGGCACCGGGTCGGGCGGCGCGCCCGTCCTCGCCAGCCACCTCAAGCGCATCTACACCGAACCGGTGTACGGGTTGGGCATCCTGCCCGCCGAGGACGAGGGCGGCATCTACACGCTCAACGCCGCGCGGTCGTTCAAGACCTTCGTGGACGAGGTGGACAACCTGCTGGTGTTCGACAACGACGCGTGGCGCGAGACCGGCGAGTCGGTCCGTGGCGGCTACGACCGCATCAACGAGGAGATCGTCCGCCGGTTCGGCATCCTGTTCTCGGCGGGCGAGGTCCGCGAGGGGCAGGCGGTCGCCGAGAGCGTCGTGGACTCCAGCGAGATAATCAACACGCTCTCCTGCGGCGGCGTCTCGACGGTCGGCTACGCCACCGAACAGGTCGAGACGGCGGGCGGCGGTCTGCTCGGCCGGTTCTCCGACGGCGAACTCGACGCGACCGAGACCACCAATCGCATCACCAGCCTCGTCCGGAAGGCGGCGCTGGGGCGACTCACGCTGCCCTGTGAGGTCCGAAGCACCGACCGCTCGCTCGTCGTCGTGAGTGGCCCACAGGACCACCTCAATCGGAAGGGAATCGAGCGCGGCCGGAAGTGGCTGGAGAACGAGACCGCGAGCATGGAGGTCCGGGGCGGCGACTTCCCCGTCGGCGACACCGACCACGTCGCGGCGGTCACGCTCCTCTCGGGCGTCACCGACGTCCCGCGCGTCAAGGCCCTCCAAGAGGTCGCGGTCGAGACGCAGGACAACATCGACGACATCGAGGAAGAGCGCGAGGAGAATCTGGAGAGTCTCGTCCGGGACGACGCCGACGAACTGGAAGCGTTGTTCTGA
- a CDS encoding VOC family protein — protein MTAPTAHHFGVTVTDLDRAVEFYRDVLGLDVLDRFTVSGEAFSDGVGVSGATGDFAHLDAGSARVELVEYDPEADESDATSVNQPRAKHLGLAVDDLDSFHADLPAEVETLSEPRTTESGTRILFVRDPEGNLVELLEA, from the coding sequence ATGACAGCGCCAACTGCGCACCACTTCGGCGTGACGGTGACGGACCTCGACCGGGCGGTCGAATTCTACCGCGACGTCCTCGGTCTCGACGTTCTCGACCGATTCACCGTCTCGGGCGAGGCGTTCTCGGACGGCGTCGGCGTCTCGGGCGCGACCGGCGACTTCGCGCACCTCGACGCCGGGTCGGCCCGCGTCGAACTCGTGGAGTACGACCCCGAAGCCGACGAGTCGGACGCGACGAGCGTCAACCAACCTCGCGCAAAACACCTCGGCCTCGCGGTCGACGACCTCGATAGCTTCCACGCGGACCTGCCGGCCGAGGTCGAGACGCTGAGCGAACCCCGGACGACCGAGAGCGGGACCCGAATCCTGTTCGTCCGCGACCCCGAGGGCAATCTCGTCGAACTACTCGAAGCGTAG
- a CDS encoding sugar phosphate nucleotidyltransferase, whose protein sequence is MLGVVPAAGEGTRLRPLTEEKPKGLVEVAGKPLLAHVFETLAASGVEEVVVVVGYEGDAIRDYFGTSAAGVPLSYVEQNDRLGLGHAVLQAESHVDGPFVVLNGDNVVAGDLREPMARQRDPDVDAVVAVEEVDLATARETGVVSVEGGDDGASERITGIAEKPTDPPSTLATTGAYVLPEEIFDALDLLRPSERGEYELADALGVLIRAGARVEAVPLTAERVNVNAPADLDAAAEIVRERD, encoded by the coding sequence ATGCTCGGAGTCGTTCCGGCCGCCGGCGAGGGAACTCGTCTCCGGCCGCTGACCGAGGAGAAACCGAAGGGACTGGTCGAAGTCGCTGGGAAGCCGTTGCTCGCGCACGTCTTCGAGACGCTCGCCGCGAGCGGCGTCGAGGAGGTGGTCGTCGTCGTGGGCTACGAGGGCGACGCGATTCGGGACTACTTCGGCACCAGTGCCGCGGGCGTCCCGCTCTCCTACGTCGAACAGAACGACCGGTTAGGACTCGGCCACGCCGTCTTGCAGGCCGAGTCGCACGTCGATGGCCCGTTCGTCGTGCTGAACGGCGATAACGTGGTCGCGGGCGACCTGCGCGAACCGATGGCTCGCCAGCGCGACCCCGACGTGGACGCGGTGGTCGCCGTCGAGGAAGTGGACCTCGCGACGGCGCGGGAGACCGGCGTGGTGTCCGTCGAGGGAGGCGACGACGGCGCGAGCGAGCGCATCACTGGAATCGCGGAGAAACCGACCGACCCGCCCTCGACGCTGGCGACGACCGGAGCGTACGTTTTGCCGGAGGAAATCTTCGACGCGCTCGACCTGCTCCGTCCGTCCGAGCGCGGCGAGTACGAACTCGCCGACGCGCTCGGCGTCCTGATTCGGGCGGGAGCGCGGGTCGAGGCAGTTCCGCTGACCGCCGAGCGCGTGAACGTCAACGCGCCCGCCGACCTCGACGCCGCGGCGGAAATCGTCCGTGAGCGCGACTGA
- a CDS encoding ATP-binding protein, with the protein MAKSDPVTNTKTAEEPADEKTNQAESLDEYIHVQPTDNALNPKTVQRQFKRLQQITRSEPDGLLDRFRGPARPTLEFLLVSNTESPLSYYVGIDEQDAVDELERILRSVFPNSYEFDRVEWHTDQLTPSEEIPHEADSEATNIAGVEFQGRTDRRRDWQTQLTSFEEFTSHDEDDHARVPLTAVVETMAERDLPMVYQTLLRPKPDWTDDLEDRRLDIEMNIDTLGGQLANAVFGSPDDSEAVLSASDEERLAELEGKDARCSFEVNARAVAITDDSGTEPPTDDPKRAVREFTSAFSDVSRTSYEIDATVHTGSDGVAVFEAIQERTFQSPNYERLTTKAPWTANTSPGIVADATEAPNFCLLDGAALTTAGTRALAPSRGEQTALPRPTKDELTQYRKSGLTLGQPLSQDDTLTDPIALPPELQPLHVAWFGKTGSGKSTGLTTGMLDNHAATKGASILIEPKGDGMPIEYLRAHYAKYGTLDNVYYFDCAETLPALSFFDIRPQLEAGIDRATAVQNTVDHYIELLIGIMGRDRFERAVRSPDIIRYLVKAMFDPVHGADAFSHRDLQQKATQMAETRDAPPVTDDDLAVMLGGVVTNSKRSFDELMQGVMNRIEKVSLDDRLAHLFNHVPQNTSSKRNDSNVDETAPDPEFDFFDVLNEDAVVIFDTSGLRTESRRALTLVLLSNLWTALRRRQRLHTKERESPEDDVTNDLPLVNLYVEEAAEVAASGLMTDLLAKSRGFNLSVTLAMQFPAQIRNTDTEAYAEILNNISTIITGNVAVDADLEKRLATEDIPPSEVGNRLRALRRGQWFASLPAGFQDREPRPFLLSSAPLPPGHPEGDDPLTETQSLAFEALLDSVKDRTRLDYGLDFLADGQAQSRPNTSIQTTGSENSATATETTNTRVDSALPYTKRLPTCIQYNEDAHAIVCTGCESRHDPSPAGLKRGIKCCSSLDRVDREKIPVCEVNLTLSPQEREESEYSDRQLAFLQVVYAAHQGEYNPEWEYDICWDSMLRLQEYVGIESEAVDELVDDDLLRIDCDHPHRLYTVTADGRNEIQAAHREGIAYGHGVGDLGESSLHRVMVKMGHQYIEEAYVDDSDSDVVEVVPYYELDDGHRLDVAGLDADGNVQAVVEAERANNDILRAVPEDYDKMAALDPEDAIWIVKNRDAAHDVLEALNDPPTGDRRVEKEYSRSSPPRAFRLDAPGCSEIHTLGYVRGSLLDLESP; encoded by the coding sequence ATGGCGAAGTCTGACCCCGTTACGAACACCAAGACCGCTGAGGAACCGGCTGACGAGAAAACTAACCAAGCTGAATCCCTGGACGAGTACATCCACGTCCAACCGACTGACAACGCTCTCAACCCAAAGACTGTACAGCGTCAGTTCAAGCGACTGCAACAAATCACTCGTTCTGAACCAGACGGCCTCCTCGACCGTTTCCGAGGACCGGCTCGTCCTACGCTGGAGTTCCTGCTTGTCTCCAACACGGAATCTCCGCTCTCCTACTACGTCGGTATCGACGAGCAAGACGCGGTTGATGAACTGGAACGCATCCTCCGTAGTGTCTTCCCGAACTCATACGAGTTCGACCGCGTAGAATGGCATACTGACCAACTCACACCGTCTGAAGAGATACCCCACGAAGCCGATAGTGAGGCCACCAATATCGCTGGCGTTGAATTTCAGGGCCGGACCGACAGACGCCGGGACTGGCAGACCCAACTCACGTCCTTCGAAGAGTTCACGAGTCACGACGAGGACGACCATGCACGAGTTCCGCTGACGGCGGTCGTTGAGACGATGGCCGAGCGTGACCTGCCGATGGTCTACCAAACTCTACTCCGTCCGAAACCAGACTGGACGGACGACCTCGAAGACCGCCGTCTCGACATCGAGATGAACATCGATACCCTCGGCGGACAACTGGCGAATGCGGTTTTTGGATCACCCGACGACTCAGAGGCCGTTCTTTCAGCAAGCGACGAAGAGCGCCTTGCAGAGCTTGAAGGCAAAGACGCTCGCTGTTCGTTCGAGGTGAATGCACGGGCCGTCGCTATCACAGACGATAGCGGTACAGAACCGCCGACTGACGACCCGAAGCGTGCAGTTCGAGAGTTCACGTCTGCGTTTAGTGACGTCAGTCGGACGAGCTACGAAATCGACGCGACAGTTCACACCGGAAGCGATGGAGTCGCTGTCTTTGAGGCAATCCAAGAACGTACATTCCAGTCACCGAATTACGAGCGACTCACAACGAAGGCTCCGTGGACAGCGAACACGAGTCCCGGTATCGTTGCCGACGCAACGGAAGCCCCGAACTTCTGCCTGCTTGATGGCGCGGCCCTCACCACAGCCGGGACGCGGGCACTTGCCCCATCTCGTGGTGAACAAACTGCACTGCCACGACCGACGAAGGACGAACTCACTCAGTACCGGAAGTCGGGCCTCACGCTCGGCCAACCTCTCTCCCAAGACGATACCCTCACTGACCCTATCGCACTTCCACCTGAACTACAGCCCCTACACGTTGCATGGTTCGGGAAGACGGGGTCGGGGAAGTCGACCGGACTTACGACGGGGATGCTCGACAATCACGCCGCGACCAAGGGTGCCTCAATCCTCATCGAACCGAAGGGCGACGGCATGCCCATCGAATACCTGCGGGCACACTATGCGAAGTACGGAACGCTCGACAACGTCTACTACTTCGACTGCGCTGAAACACTCCCTGCGCTCTCGTTCTTCGATATCCGACCCCAGTTGGAGGCTGGTATCGACCGGGCGACCGCCGTCCAGAACACGGTCGACCACTATATCGAACTCCTCATCGGTATCATGGGCCGCGACCGATTCGAGCGTGCGGTCCGCTCGCCAGACATCATCCGCTATCTCGTCAAAGCGATGTTCGACCCAGTCCACGGGGCGGACGCGTTCAGCCATCGGGACCTCCAGCAGAAAGCCACACAGATGGCCGAGACGCGAGATGCACCGCCCGTTACGGACGACGATCTCGCGGTGATGCTCGGTGGTGTCGTCACGAACAGCAAGCGCTCGTTCGACGAACTCATGCAGGGCGTGATGAACCGCATCGAGAAGGTCTCGCTCGACGACCGCCTCGCTCACCTCTTCAATCACGTCCCACAGAATACGAGCAGTAAGCGTAACGATAGCAATGTTGACGAAACAGCGCCTGACCCGGAGTTCGATTTCTTCGACGTACTCAACGAGGACGCCGTCGTAATCTTCGACACAAGCGGCTTGCGAACGGAGAGTCGGCGAGCACTCACGCTCGTCTTGCTCTCGAACCTCTGGACGGCACTTCGGCGTCGGCAACGTCTCCACACGAAAGAGAGGGAATCCCCCGAAGACGACGTTACTAATGACCTGCCGCTGGTAAACCTCTACGTCGAAGAGGCCGCAGAGGTCGCGGCCTCGGGCTTGATGACCGACCTCCTCGCTAAATCACGTGGGTTCAACCTCTCGGTGACGCTGGCGATGCAGTTTCCGGCACAGATCCGGAACACGGATACAGAGGCTTACGCCGAGATTTTGAACAACATCTCGACTATCATCACGGGGAACGTCGCGGTTGACGCCGACCTCGAAAAGCGACTCGCCACCGAAGACATCCCTCCGAGCGAGGTCGGGAATCGATTACGGGCGCTTCGTCGCGGACAATGGTTCGCCAGTCTCCCGGCCGGGTTCCAAGACCGCGAACCGCGGCCGTTCCTCCTTTCGTCCGCCCCACTCCCACCGGGTCATCCAGAGGGCGACGACCCGCTAACTGAAACACAGTCGTTGGCGTTCGAGGCTCTCCTCGACAGCGTCAAGGACCGAACCCGGCTTGACTACGGACTCGACTTCCTCGCTGATGGACAGGCTCAGTCGCGACCGAATACGTCAATCCAAACTACTGGAAGCGAAAACAGCGCTACCGCTACTGAGACAACCAATACACGCGTCGATTCAGCACTTCCGTACACGAAGCGACTGCCCACTTGCATCCAATACAATGAAGACGCCCACGCTATCGTCTGCACGGGGTGTGAGAGTCGCCACGACCCGTCGCCTGCTGGCCTGAAGCGCGGTATCAAGTGTTGTTCGAGCCTTGACCGCGTTGACCGTGAGAAGATTCCGGTCTGTGAGGTGAATCTCACCCTCTCGCCACAGGAGCGCGAGGAAAGCGAGTATTCCGACCGCCAACTCGCATTCCTGCAGGTCGTCTACGCGGCCCATCAAGGGGAGTACAACCCTGAATGGGAGTACGATATCTGCTGGGACAGCATGCTCCGCCTCCAAGAGTACGTCGGCATCGAATCCGAAGCAGTAGACGAACTCGTCGACGATGACCTACTCCGTATTGACTGTGACCACCCACACCGTCTCTACACGGTGACTGCGGACGGCCGGAATGAAATTCAGGCCGCTCACCGCGAAGGGATTGCCTATGGTCACGGTGTCGGTGATCTCGGCGAATCGAGTCTCCACCGAGTGATGGTGAAGATGGGTCACCAGTACATCGAAGAAGCCTATGTAGACGACAGCGATTCTGACGTCGTTGAGGTTGTTCCCTACTATGAACTCGACGACGGCCACCGACTGGACGTTGCAGGGCTCGACGCTGACGGAAACGTTCAAGCTGTCGTCGAGGCCGAACGAGCCAACAACGATATCCTCCGAGCGGTCCCCGAGGACTACGACAAGATGGCGGCTCTTGACCCCGAGGACGCTATCTGGATTGTGAAAAACCGCGACGCCGCCCACGACGTGCTGGAAGCGCTAAACGATCCGCCGACTGGTGACCGACGGGTCGAAAAGGAGTACAGTCGCTCATCACCTCCGCGAGCGTTCCGCCTTGACGCACCTGGGTGTTCAGAGATTCATACGCTTGGGTATGTTCGGGGGTCGTTACTCGATCTTGAATCACCATGA
- a CDS encoding phage NrS-1 polymerase family protein, whose protein sequence is MTMLPTASDLPKLLVEYDQWVCWREQTRGDNPTKVPVNPHTGRFASATDDETWGSFETAREYAVDGSAEGLGFVFCDDDPFVGVDLDDARDPETGTPTDWAKSIIDELNSYTEISPSGTGYHVLVDGELPPGRNRRGDVELYETARFFTVTANHVETTPTGIIERTTALAGVYADHVADEDEHEKTDGEPNTESSGGDNELTGAETSSAEASASPNEALSDEELLARARAASNSAKFEQLWRGDTHGYDSQSEADMALACLLAFWTGGDTHRMDRLFRRSGLMREKWDAVHYADGSTYGEKTIERANNVTTEYYSPNDEHDQQTQTDPDDGADDLSVNSATASASVRNVQPSKDEGTIYEREQARIETITRLEQRLRELEEENERLREERDAERAKRKALEDDNLQESSPTGIIYRLKQILSG, encoded by the coding sequence ATGACAATGCTTCCGACTGCTTCCGACCTTCCCAAACTGCTTGTTGAGTACGACCAGTGGGTGTGCTGGCGCGAACAGACACGCGGCGACAACCCAACGAAGGTTCCTGTGAACCCCCACACGGGACGGTTTGCGTCCGCGACCGATGACGAGACATGGGGGAGTTTCGAGACGGCACGTGAGTATGCAGTTGACGGATCGGCTGAAGGGCTCGGCTTCGTCTTCTGTGATGACGACCCCTTCGTGGGGGTTGACCTTGACGACGCCCGTGACCCGGAGACGGGAACGCCGACCGACTGGGCGAAATCCATTATCGACGAACTCAACTCGTACACCGAAATCAGTCCGTCTGGAACGGGCTATCACGTCCTCGTTGACGGTGAACTACCGCCAGGTCGGAACCGGCGAGGTGACGTTGAACTCTACGAAACTGCCCGATTCTTCACCGTCACCGCCAACCACGTTGAGACGACTCCGACCGGAATTATCGAACGGACAACGGCTCTTGCAGGCGTGTACGCCGACCATGTCGCCGACGAAGACGAACATGAGAAAACGGACGGCGAGCCAAACACGGAATCCAGCGGCGGGGATAACGAACTTACCGGAGCTGAAACAAGTAGCGCCGAAGCGTCCGCATCACCGAACGAGGCGCTTTCGGACGAGGAGTTGCTTGCTCGGGCGCGAGCAGCGTCCAACAGCGCGAAGTTCGAGCAACTCTGGCGTGGTGATACCCACGGGTACGACAGCCAATCTGAGGCCGACATGGCGCTTGCGTGCCTCCTCGCATTCTGGACCGGCGGCGATACTCACCGCATGGACCGACTGTTCAGACGGTCGGGCCTCATGCGTGAGAAATGGGATGCCGTTCACTACGCCGACGGAAGTACCTACGGCGAAAAGACGATTGAGCGTGCTAATAACGTGACGACCGAGTACTATTCGCCGAACGACGAGCACGATCAACAAACCCAGACAGACCCCGACGACGGAGCGGACGATTTGTCTGTTAATTCGGCGACGGCGTCTGCATCCGTTCGTAATGTTCAGCCTTCGAAGGATGAAGGAACTATCTATGAGCGTGAGCAGGCCCGTATCGAGACGATTACGAGGCTTGAACAACGGCTCCGAGAGCTCGAAGAAGAGAACGAACGTCTCCGTGAAGAACGCGATGCTGAACGTGCAAAACGGAAAGCACTCGAAGACGATAACTTACAGGAGTCTTCGCCTACTGGGATCATCTACCGGCTCAAACAGATTCTATCTGGATGA
- a CDS encoding MmgE/PrpD family protein, which translates to MTGSETEAQDSASGTVKVAQFARCANLSTYDEVVTETVRRRVLDTLAAITAGYRYGSGEVVRDHALDRAHDNGDVTVLDGNGRTAPPTEASLANATAANVLDIDDGHRDVKGHPAAVVVPAALAVAEETDASVAELLNAVYIGYEIAVRTGLTLHDVDGVYTGTGSWGAVGAAAAVGRLRDYDVGTMAAALGTAEYHAPRTPIMRGVEQPGMTKDGIGWGCYTGVEAAALSEREFTASGTVFDESTRFIEDLGTAHHITESYLKPYPCCRWAQPGIEAMRELVASHDITPVTVECITVKTFEEATHLQTRHPQSVEEAEYSYPYPVAVMASQGEFTESNLSPAQWDDPEVKALAESIRLTTDEEIDSRFPEECLARVIVETESQTHRSDIVKARGAVDRPLSESEFMRKIDGLLSPTLPSNTFETVNRVLNQPTSSVHDVLAPWN; encoded by the coding sequence ATGACTGGCAGTGAAACAGAGGCCCAAGATTCGGCCTCTGGGACAGTGAAAGTCGCACAATTTGCCCGCTGTGCGAATCTGTCCACCTATGACGAAGTTGTCACAGAGACGGTTCGCCGCCGAGTGCTAGATACGCTCGCTGCGATCACAGCAGGATACCGATATGGGAGTGGTGAGGTAGTCCGTGACCATGCACTTGACCGTGCACACGACAATGGCGATGTAACAGTGCTCGATGGGAACGGCCGGACAGCTCCACCCACCGAGGCATCACTCGCGAATGCAACAGCCGCAAACGTTCTTGACATCGACGACGGCCATCGTGACGTCAAGGGTCATCCGGCAGCAGTCGTGGTCCCCGCAGCGCTAGCGGTCGCCGAAGAGACAGATGCCTCTGTCGCGGAACTCCTCAATGCAGTCTACATCGGGTATGAAATCGCCGTCCGAACGGGATTGACGTTACACGATGTCGATGGCGTTTACACCGGAACGGGTTCATGGGGTGCCGTTGGTGCTGCTGCCGCAGTTGGGCGTCTCAGAGACTATGATGTGGGGACGATGGCTGCTGCATTGGGCACTGCAGAGTATCATGCACCACGAACCCCCATCATGCGTGGGGTTGAGCAACCGGGCATGACGAAAGATGGTATCGGCTGGGGATGTTACACGGGTGTTGAAGCGGCCGCACTGAGCGAACGTGAGTTCACAGCCTCAGGTACAGTGTTTGACGAGTCCACAAGGTTTATTGAGGATTTAGGAACGGCTCATCACATTACGGAAAGCTATCTCAAGCCGTACCCTTGTTGCCGGTGGGCACAACCCGGAATCGAGGCGATGCGCGAACTCGTTGCTAGCCACGACATTACTCCAGTGACTGTTGAGTGCATCACCGTTAAGACATTCGAAGAGGCGACACACTTACAGACTCGACATCCGCAATCAGTTGAGGAGGCCGAGTACTCCTATCCATATCCAGTCGCCGTAATGGCGAGTCAGGGTGAATTCACTGAATCAAATCTTTCTCCGGCCCAATGGGATGACCCAGAAGTCAAGGCTCTCGCGGAGTCGATTAGACTTACTACGGATGAAGAGATAGACAGTCGGTTTCCCGAAGAGTGTCTAGCAAGGGTTATAGTTGAAACCGAGAGTCAGACACACCGTTCGGACATCGTTAAGGCAAGAGGTGCTGTTGACCGACCGCTCTCGGAGTCGGAGTTCATGCGGAAGATTGACGGGCTTCTCTCTCCGACACTTCCATCGAACACGTTCGAGACCGTCAATAGGGTACTGAATCAACCTACATCATCGGTTCATGATGTGTTGGCTCCATGGAATTGA
- a CDS encoding HVO_A0556 family zinc finger protein, whose protein sequence is MQQVSSQDASTPVLAALVGDECSWCAAGTLAREEFKGDAAVVCEECGTPAARVW, encoded by the coding sequence ATGCAACAGGTATCTTCGCAAGACGCGTCGACTCCGGTGCTCGCCGCACTCGTCGGTGACGAATGCAGTTGGTGCGCCGCCGGAACCCTGGCGCGCGAGGAGTTCAAGGGCGACGCCGCCGTCGTCTGCGAGGAGTGTGGCACGCCCGCCGCTCGCGTCTGGTAA
- a CDS encoding helix-turn-helix domain-containing protein, with protein MLTAKICVQYEGDWTAQLQSYDIFGEFVASTFQNRRYIGIMALETSEFDEVLEVIQEHEDTETVDVVERYNTGSQGRVSATLLLRGSLSEFTPLQTLLYEGFLPLGPTRLENGRECFDLLLEDREELSKATTLLSEFGNVNVRRLSQNYSRQIVPSEAEWQELLNSIPERQRELLNIAYDHGYFEIPREVTLEEIADEMGITKTTASNHMRKAQREVFHFILPYINLAMED; from the coding sequence ATGTTAACTGCGAAAATCTGTGTCCAGTATGAGGGCGACTGGACGGCTCAGCTCCAGAGCTACGATATCTTCGGTGAGTTCGTTGCATCGACGTTCCAGAACCGCCGCTATATCGGCATCATGGCACTCGAGACGAGCGAATTTGACGAGGTCCTTGAGGTAATTCAAGAACACGAGGATACCGAGACAGTCGACGTCGTTGAGCGCTATAACACCGGTTCGCAGGGCCGCGTCTCAGCGACGCTACTTCTCCGTGGCTCGCTCTCTGAGTTCACACCACTGCAGACACTCCTCTATGAAGGCTTCCTTCCCCTCGGTCCAACTAGATTGGAGAATGGGAGGGAATGCTTCGACCTATTGCTGGAGGATCGAGAAGAACTTTCGAAAGCGACCACACTCCTCAGTGAATTCGGCAACGTGAATGTCCGCCGACTCTCGCAGAACTACAGCCGACAAATCGTTCCTAGCGAAGCTGAGTGGCAAGAGTTGCTAAACTCAATTCCGGAACGTCAGCGTGAACTACTGAACATCGCATATGACCACGGCTATTTCGAGATACCACGGGAAGTGACTCTCGAAGAAATCGCTGACGAAATGGGAATTACGAAGACAACTGCGTCAAACCACATGCGGAAAGCCCAGCGAGAGGTGTTCCATTTCATCCTCCCATACATCAACCTCGCCATGGAAGACTAG